One genomic segment of [Phormidium] sp. ETS-05 includes these proteins:
- a CDS encoding response regulator encodes MVKILVIEDEATIRENLLEFLASENFDAIGAPNGREGIMLAQVEKPDLVICDLMMPELDGYGVLNYLRQNPETEMIPLIFLTSHTERENIRQAMNLGADDYITKPWENQELLGSIASRLQKHSRWQQHTQQELDSLRKSISNSLPHELKTPLNGILGFAEIMIMEAERLPPEEIRSIAENIKSSGERLHRMIKNFLFYAELNMMAANNKVVESLKKCDSISGSSWLKDKVAIWGKKAERQGDLQIDLQEGEVKIDPLKLLKIAEELLDNAFKFSSPGTPVTITGRSESNYYILTVADRGRGMTPAQIASVGAYMQFQRHIYEQQGSGLGLAIVKWVAELYGGSLTIESNPDGTGTIVRVALPS; translated from the coding sequence ATGGTAAAAATTTTAGTGATTGAAGACGAAGCAACTATCCGGGAAAATCTCTTGGAATTCCTAGCATCTGAAAACTTTGACGCTATTGGCGCTCCCAATGGTAGAGAAGGGATTATGCTGGCGCAGGTGGAAAAACCGGATTTGGTAATTTGCGATTTGATGATGCCGGAATTAGATGGGTATGGAGTTCTCAACTATTTGCGCCAAAATCCCGAAACGGAAATGATTCCACTGATTTTTTTAACTTCTCATACAGAAAGGGAAAATATCCGCCAAGCTATGAATTTAGGGGCGGACGATTACATTACCAAGCCCTGGGAAAACCAGGAGCTTCTAGGTTCGATCGCCTCCAGATTGCAAAAACACTCGCGATGGCAACAGCATACGCAACAAGAGCTTGATTCCTTAAGGAAGAGTATATCTAATTCTCTGCCCCACGAGCTAAAAACTCCCCTTAATGGCATTCTAGGATTTGCGGAAATTATGATTATGGAAGCTGAACGTCTCCCCCCAGAAGAAATTCGCTCGATCGCAGAGAATATCAAGAGTTCTGGCGAGCGGTTGCACCGGATGATTAAAAATTTTCTATTTTACGCCGAACTCAATATGATGGCTGCTAATAATAAAGTGGTAGAATCATTAAAAAAATGTGATTCTATCTCTGGATCGTCTTGGTTAAAAGATAAGGTAGCGATTTGGGGTAAGAAGGCGGAACGCCAAGGTGATTTGCAGATAGACTTGCAAGAAGGAGAGGTAAAAATTGACCCATTGAAGCTGTTAAAGATTGCTGAAGAGCTGTTGGATAATGCTTTCAAGTTTTCTTCTCCGGGCACTCCTGTGACGATAACTGGGAGGAGTGAGTCAAATTATTATATCTTAACTGTAGCCGATCGCGGTCGGGGGATGACCCCGGCACAAATTGCCTCTGTGGGAGCTTATATGCAGTTTCAGCGCCACATTTACGAGCAACAAGGGTCTGGATTGGGTTTAGCGATCGTGAAGTGGGTGGCGGAATTATACGGCGGCAGTTTAACTATTGAGAGTAATCCCGATGGCACTGGTACGATCGTCCGGGTTGCTTTACCATCTTAA
- the lspA gene encoding signal peptidase II, which translates to MKLKNHWFWSIATASLILDQLTKYWVVQNFSLGETWPLWSGVFHFTYVNNTGAAFSMFQGSGWLRWLSLAVSLGLMAMAYFGSRLQQWEQIAYGLILGGALGNGIDRFLFGYVVDFLDFRLIRFPVFNLADVSINLGIMCLLIFSFFGQYYSSKSNKN; encoded by the coding sequence ATGAAATTAAAAAATCACTGGTTTTGGAGCATCGCCACTGCCAGTCTCATTCTCGACCAACTGACCAAATATTGGGTAGTGCAAAACTTTAGCCTGGGGGAAACTTGGCCGCTCTGGTCGGGGGTGTTTCACTTCACATATGTGAATAATACTGGTGCTGCTTTCAGTATGTTTCAGGGCAGCGGCTGGTTGCGCTGGCTGTCTTTAGCAGTCAGTCTCGGTTTAATGGCAATGGCCTATTTCGGTTCCCGCCTGCAGCAATGGGAGCAAATTGCTTACGGCTTGATTTTGGGAGGGGCACTGGGTAACGGCATTGACCGCTTTCTGTTTGGCTATGTGGTGGATTTTTTAGATTTTCGTTTGATTAGATTCCCCGTCTTTAATTTAGCTGATGTTTCGATTAATTTGGGCATAATGTGTTTATTAATCTTCAGTTTTTTTGGCCAATATTATTCTTCTAAAAGTAATAAAAATTAG
- a CDS encoding biotin transporter BioY: MAVFLELIWAFIGLLLTIGGTFIEVAMTAPPWNWSQEGVLVHPLRVTCQVGAVLLVGCMGGKNAGALSQIAYITLGLTWLPVFTFGGGLDYVFEPSFGYILGFVPGAWVCGALAFKYKPRLEFLALSCFCGLITIHLVGLTYLAFISSFNQELIMAGLWKYSLNPLPGQLVLVCAVTAIAKFLRTLMCY; the protein is encoded by the coding sequence GTGGCTGTTTTCTTAGAACTGATTTGGGCTTTCATCGGTTTGCTGCTTACCATTGGCGGCACGTTTATAGAAGTCGCCATGACTGCCCCACCCTGGAATTGGAGCCAAGAAGGGGTTCTGGTTCACCCCCTGCGCGTTACCTGTCAGGTGGGAGCGGTGCTGTTGGTAGGATGTATGGGGGGCAAAAATGCTGGCGCCCTTTCCCAAATTGCTTATATCACGTTGGGCTTGACTTGGTTGCCCGTGTTCACCTTTGGTGGCGGGTTAGATTACGTCTTCGAGCCTTCTTTTGGTTATATATTGGGATTTGTCCCTGGTGCTTGGGTCTGTGGCGCCTTGGCTTTTAAATATAAGCCCCGGTTGGAGTTTCTCGCCTTGAGCTGTTTCTGCGGTCTGATTACCATCCACTTGGTGGGTTTGACCTACTTGGCGTTTATCTCCTCGTTTAACCAAGAACTGATTATGGCGGGTTTGTGGAAATATTCTTTGAACCCGCTACCGGGCCAATTGGTATTGGTATGCGCTGTCACGGCGATCGCCAAATTCCTCCGCACCTTGATGTGTTACTGA
- the bioB gene encoding biotin synthase BioB — translation MVQVTPELSTTPVNEALGQWLQTLTDRIIAGEAITREEALALTKIEGQEQILQLCAAADKVRQACCGNTVDLCSITNIKSGNCSENCSFCSQSAHHPGEDSPIYNLKSTDEMVAAAKAAEAAGARRFCLVSQGRGPKYSSPKSGEFDRILEAVRRIAAETNVKPCCALGEVTPEQAQALREAGVTRYNHNLEASEAFYPEIVSTHTWQDRVETIKNLKAAGIQACTGGIIGMGETWSDRIDLALALRDLEVESVPVNLLNPRVGTPLGHLPRLDPFEALKAIAIFRLILPKQIIRYAGGREAIMGELQSLGFQAGINAMLVGNYLTTLGQSPEKDRAMLEELGLLGGEAPIPGSYPAPNLD, via the coding sequence ATGGTGCAAGTAACTCCAGAACTGTCAACTACTCCAGTCAATGAAGCCTTGGGGCAATGGCTGCAAACCCTCACGGACCGAATTATCGCCGGGGAAGCCATTACCAGAGAAGAAGCCCTCGCCTTGACCAAAATTGAGGGCCAAGAGCAGATTTTGCAACTATGCGCCGCCGCCGACAAGGTGCGGCAAGCCTGTTGCGGCAATACGGTGGACCTGTGCAGCATCACTAACATTAAATCCGGTAATTGCTCGGAAAATTGCTCGTTTTGCTCTCAATCTGCCCATCATCCAGGGGAAGATTCCCCGATTTACAACCTCAAATCTACTGATGAAATGGTAGCCGCTGCTAAAGCCGCTGAGGCGGCTGGGGCTCGGCGATTTTGTTTGGTTTCCCAAGGACGGGGCCCGAAATATAGTAGCCCGAAATCTGGGGAATTCGATCGCATCTTGGAAGCGGTGCGGCGAATTGCGGCGGAAACGAATGTCAAACCTTGTTGCGCCCTCGGGGAAGTGACCCCCGAACAGGCACAGGCCCTGCGAGAGGCAGGCGTGACCCGCTACAACCACAATTTGGAAGCCTCGGAGGCATTCTACCCCGAAATTGTCTCTACTCACACCTGGCAAGACCGAGTAGAAACAATCAAAAATCTGAAGGCGGCAGGAATTCAAGCCTGCACCGGCGGTATCATCGGCATGGGGGAAACCTGGTCCGATCGGATTGATTTGGCTTTGGCTCTGCGGGACCTGGAAGTGGAATCGGTGCCTGTGAATTTGCTCAATCCCCGTGTGGGTACGCCCTTGGGTCACTTGCCCCGCCTGGACCCCTTTGAGGCGCTCAAGGCGATCGCCATTTTCCGCCTCATCCTCCCCAAACAAATCATCCGCTACGCCGGAGGACGGGAAGCAATTATGGGCGAACTCCAATCCCTCGGTTTCCAAGCTGGTATTAACGCCATGCTGGTAGGCAACTACCTCACCACCCTAGGTCAATCACCAGAAAAAGACCGTGCTATGCTCGAAGAACTGGGTTTATTAGGGGGTGAGGCCCCTATTCCTGGCTCCTACCCAGCCCCAAACCTTGACTAA
- the pstB gene encoding phosphate ABC transporter ATP-binding protein PstB: MAPDNSTSSNFGQKPVAAPTETIFTAENASIYYGNFLAVSSVFLDIPKNKITAFIGPSGCGKSTLLRCFNRLNDTIRGFRLQGKISYTGVDLYGGGIDAVVVRQRIGMVFQKPNPFPKSIYENIAFGARINGYKGDMDELVERSLKQAALWDEVKDKLNQSGLALSGGQQQRLCIARALAVQPEVLLMDEPCSALDPISTLRIEEVLHELKPNYTIVIVTHNMQQASRVSDMAAFFNVQTSETGQRTGYLVEYDETQVIFHNPSHESTQAYVSGRFG, from the coding sequence ATGGCTCCCGACAATAGCACCAGCAGCAACTTTGGCCAAAAGCCAGTAGCAGCTCCAACCGAAACTATTTTTACTGCCGAAAATGCCTCTATTTACTATGGCAATTTCCTGGCAGTTAGTAGCGTTTTCCTGGATATTCCTAAAAACAAGATTACTGCCTTTATCGGACCGAGTGGCTGCGGCAAAAGCACCCTGCTGCGGTGTTTTAACCGACTCAACGATACCATTAGGGGGTTTAGGCTCCAGGGCAAAATTAGTTATACTGGGGTTGACCTATACGGCGGCGGTATCGATGCGGTAGTAGTGCGGCAGCGCATTGGGATGGTTTTCCAAAAGCCCAATCCTTTCCCGAAATCGATATATGAAAATATCGCCTTTGGGGCAAGGATTAATGGCTATAAAGGGGATATGGATGAGCTGGTAGAACGTTCCCTCAAACAAGCGGCTCTGTGGGATGAGGTGAAAGACAAACTCAACCAGAGCGGACTGGCTCTGTCTGGGGGTCAGCAACAGCGGTTATGTATCGCTCGGGCTTTGGCGGTGCAGCCGGAGGTGTTGCTGATGGATGAACCCTGCTCCGCTCTCGACCCCATCTCGACTTTGCGCATTGAAGAGGTGCTGCACGAGCTGAAGCCGAATTACACGATCGTCATCGTCACCCACAATATGCAGCAAGCCTCCCGCGTCTCGGATATGGCTGCCTTTTTCAACGTCCAAACCTCAGAAACGGGCCAGCGTACCGGCTACCTCGTAGAATACGACGAAACCCAGGTGATTTTCCACAACCCCTCCCACGAATCTACCCAGGCTTACGTCAGCGGTCGTTTCGGTTAA
- a CDS encoding family 10 glycosylhydrolase: MNLKRRSFHITSQFRTVLPSGRGFLGTVAKVGKNLMEFSQSRAGRQLAVWSFCVLLGLSATQVYALPSQISSPRDTVSVTTNAVANHTGMTAPQVSQAAPLAIPTVSPVPQREFRGVWTASVANIDWPSNPNLSVEQQQAELLGILNRMQELNMNALILQIRPAGDAFYASDLEPWSFWLTGSQGKAPVPFYDPLQFAIEESHKRNIELHAWLNPYRAKTNQKYTLAPNHMANKFPQYAYQYGDLLWMDPGAKPVQDHIYSVIMDVVRRYDLDAIHIDDYFYPYPKPGIDFPDSRTYGAYRQSGGTLSLGDWRRQNVNELIKRLAEGIKVEKPDVKFGISPFGIYRPGKVPGIRGFDQYAELYADAKLWLEEGWVDYMAPQLYWRIDPPAQSYPVLLRWWVDNNPMGRHIYAGNYLSQLTGADWPVSEMERQVEISRQEADRLSLGNIFFSMKIFNQNTKGVNDRFKASVYKQPALVPTMSWIDSEPPLPPIVLGSDYGKITWEADVAGDVRSWTLYRQKGNGWELMKILNRDTTSVQVPAGNYALRAVDRLGNESPEEIITVN, from the coding sequence ATGAATTTGAAGCGCCGATCGTTCCACATCACCAGCCAGTTCCGCACCGTCCTGCCTTCGGGGAGGGGTTTTTTGGGTACTGTGGCTAAAGTTGGTAAAAACCTGATGGAGTTTTCCCAAAGCCGAGCTGGTCGCCAGCTCGCTGTTTGGAGTTTCTGCGTCCTATTAGGACTGAGTGCCACCCAAGTATATGCCCTACCATCGCAAATCTCATCACCAAGGGATACTGTATCAGTAACAACCAATGCCGTGGCTAACCATACAGGGATGACCGCACCACAGGTGTCCCAAGCGGCTCCCCTGGCCATTCCTACGGTGTCTCCGGTTCCCCAGCGAGAATTTCGGGGGGTGTGGACCGCATCAGTGGCTAATATCGATTGGCCATCGAATCCGAATTTGTCGGTGGAGCAACAACAAGCGGAATTGCTCGGTATCCTGAATCGGATGCAAGAGCTAAATATGAATGCTTTGATTTTGCAAATCAGACCCGCCGGTGATGCTTTCTATGCTTCGGACTTGGAGCCGTGGAGCTTTTGGCTGACGGGAAGTCAGGGTAAGGCTCCTGTGCCGTTTTATGACCCGTTACAATTCGCGATCGAGGAAAGTCATAAACGTAATATTGAGCTGCACGCTTGGTTAAACCCCTACCGAGCCAAGACGAATCAAAAATATACCCTCGCCCCGAACCACATGGCGAACAAATTTCCCCAGTACGCCTATCAGTACGGGGATTTGCTATGGATGGATCCGGGAGCGAAACCGGTGCAAGACCATATCTATAGCGTGATTATGGATGTGGTGCGCCGCTATGATTTAGATGCAATTCATATCGACGATTATTTTTATCCCTATCCCAAACCCGGTATCGATTTTCCCGATTCTCGCACTTATGGGGCTTACCGCCAGTCTGGGGGCACTTTGTCGTTGGGCGATTGGCGGCGACAAAATGTCAATGAGCTAATCAAGCGGTTGGCTGAGGGAATTAAAGTAGAGAAACCGGATGTGAAATTTGGGATCAGTCCGTTTGGGATTTACCGTCCCGGAAAGGTTCCAGGAATTCGGGGTTTCGACCAATACGCGGAACTGTATGCGGATGCCAAACTATGGCTAGAGGAGGGCTGGGTTGATTATATGGCGCCGCAGCTTTATTGGCGGATTGACCCCCCGGCGCAAAGTTATCCGGTACTGTTGCGGTGGTGGGTGGACAACAATCCGATGGGGCGGCATATTTACGCCGGTAATTATTTGAGTCAGCTTACGGGGGCAGATTGGCCGGTTTCTGAGATGGAAAGGCAGGTAGAGATTTCCCGCCAAGAAGCCGATCGCCTCTCCCTGGGGAATATTTTCTTCAGTATGAAGATATTTAACCAGAATACTAAGGGGGTGAATGACCGGTTTAAAGCCTCGGTGTATAAACAACCGGCGTTAGTGCCTACGATGAGCTGGATTGACAGCGAGCCACCGTTACCCCCGATCGTCCTGGGAAGCGACTACGGCAAGATTACCTGGGAGGCGGATGTTGCTGGCGATGTTCGTTCCTGGACCTTGTACCGACAAAAGGGCAATGGCTGGGAACTGATGAAAATCTTAAATCGCGATACCACTTCCGTGCAGGTGCCCGCAGGTAACTATGCCCTACGGGCGGTGGACCGGTTAGGGAATGAAAGCCCAGAAGAGATAATTACAGTCAATTAA
- a CDS encoding ThiF family adenylyltransferase has translation MSIFLHEQLYRTPATMTKIKNWPVTVCGAGALGANITENLARMGFGKLQVIDRDRIEERNLSTQPYYRTDIGAFKAKILTNSLYRALGIKVEAQTTTLTPENATKVLENSGLVIDTFDNSISRKAVKDSCSNNKIPCLHVGMASDYAEIIWNEHYRVPSPINDDICDYPLARNLVILTVAVACEVIITYAATSKQDNFTITLGDFAIKPFLSL, from the coding sequence ATGTCTATATTTTTGCACGAACAACTATACCGAACTCCTGCGACAATGACAAAAATCAAAAATTGGCCGGTGACGGTGTGCGGCGCGGGGGCGCTGGGGGCAAATATCACGGAAAATTTGGCGCGGATGGGGTTTGGGAAGCTACAGGTAATCGATCGCGATCGCATAGAAGAGCGCAACCTTTCCACCCAACCCTATTATCGCACGGATATCGGCGCCTTCAAAGCCAAAATTCTCACCAACAGCCTTTATCGCGCCTTGGGCATTAAAGTGGAAGCTCAAACTACCACACTCACCCCAGAAAATGCTACCAAAGTGCTAGAAAACAGCGGCTTAGTTATCGATACATTTGACAATAGCATCAGCCGCAAAGCGGTCAAAGATAGCTGTAGCAACAATAAAATCCCCTGCTTACACGTGGGGATGGCTAGTGACTACGCCGAAATCATCTGGAATGAACATTATCGCGTCCCTTCCCCCATCAACGATGATATTTGCGATTATCCCTTAGCCAGAAATTTGGTGATACTGACTGTCGCCGTAGCTTGCGAAGTCATCATCACCTACGCCGCCACCAGTAAACAAGATAATTTCACCATCACCCTGGGGGATTTTGCCATCAAACCCTTCTTGAGTTTGTAG
- a CDS encoding bis(5'-nucleosyl)-tetraphosphatase: MHKVKSCGVLVMRQKPEMSFLLMCHPHRYDLPKGHMEAGENEWECAWRELYEETGIAASALHLDANFRFTDTYHTPSRKVKSENVEKTVVIFLGWLQEDVSVIVSEHSSFIWQTWNPPHFIQKKTIDPLLASLADYFAEDSSRLIANIY; this comes from the coding sequence ATGCACAAAGTTAAGTCCTGTGGCGTGTTGGTTATGCGCCAGAAGCCGGAAATGAGTTTCCTACTAATGTGCCATCCCCATCGCTATGACTTACCCAAAGGTCATATGGAGGCGGGAGAGAATGAGTGGGAATGTGCTTGGCGGGAATTGTATGAGGAAACGGGAATTGCCGCCAGCGCCTTGCACCTTGATGCAAATTTTCGGTTTACAGATACTTATCACACTCCTTCCCGAAAAGTCAAGAGTGAAAATGTGGAAAAAACTGTGGTAATTTTTCTGGGTTGGCTCCAGGAAGATGTGAGCGTTATTGTCAGCGAACATAGCAGTTTTATTTGGCAGACATGGAATCCGCCCCACTTTATTCAGAAAAAAACTATTGACCCGCTTTTGGCTAGTTTGGCAGATTATTTTGCTGAGGATAGCAGCAGATTAATTGCTAATATTTATTAA
- a CDS encoding RNA 2'-phosphotransferase produces the protein MQNSRLVKISKYLSYHLRHHPEAIDITLGPGGWVSVTELLSASGKHGFAIEPWELKEVVAENDKQRFSFDSTGTLIRANQGHSIEVDLQLAPALPPDILYHGTGHRAVESILTKGLLKMSRHHVHLSADVETARLVGQRHGRSVVFAVMAAQMHQDGHQFFLSDNGVWLVDMVPPQYLQQM, from the coding sequence ATGCAGAATTCTCGTCTGGTGAAAATCAGCAAATATCTCAGCTACCACCTACGCCACCATCCCGAGGCCATAGATATCACACTCGGTCCCGGCGGTTGGGTGTCGGTGACAGAACTGCTCTCGGCTTCTGGCAAACATGGGTTTGCCATTGAGCCTTGGGAGTTAAAAGAAGTGGTCGCCGAAAACGACAAACAACGCTTTTCTTTTGACTCCACCGGCACCCTCATCCGCGCTAACCAAGGCCACAGCATTGAAGTTGACCTGCAACTGGCACCAGCTCTGCCGCCAGATATACTTTATCATGGCACCGGACACCGCGCCGTCGAGTCTATCTTGACTAAAGGGTTATTGAAGATGTCCCGCCATCACGTGCATTTATCCGCTGATGTGGAAACGGCGCGTTTGGTGGGACAACGACACGGACGATCGGTGGTTTTTGCCGTTATGGCGGCTCAAATGCACCAGGATGGCCATCAATTTTTCCTTTCTGATAATGGTGTCTGGCTGGTGGATATGGTGCCACCCCAGTATTTGCAGCAGATGTGA
- a CDS encoding AAA family ATPase: MRKKPQDYDLLKNGWRPLYRQIDLEFMWQLIVNDPWKLTQNSLNLVSRFADTLGRKEYAWWANILNVFSEDIRYNVDEFLHYITPEPPAPNQKYQAVLSAETPVTQLINRDMIPIDSVLRKLREITVFKVLELLPKPDSIIQYYEDRHFYYPVERFSKWDSLEIMGTVLGYWKQHDLWLEIKNAGLNQKIYTLMSQNLAPLVNKATYNLAVMLSGYQNRVGKIQSQFPISTFPKDIQDFTDAVQQGILDREQTAILVQGEPGTGKTAWTQAVAKEILAPLGYVIFILDHEAVEYFIPPDYLERIAIIINEADNLARDRASEIGQMTNKTERVLSLLDGTLYRSVIEEKGIQQNQRLVVLMTCNTTERLDPALLRKGRVDLSCEFTHVFV; the protein is encoded by the coding sequence ATGCGTAAAAAGCCCCAAGACTATGACCTACTCAAAAACGGGTGGAGACCATTATATCGCCAGATAGACCTGGAATTTATGTGGCAGCTCATAGTCAATGACCCCTGGAAACTCACCCAGAACAGCCTTAACCTAGTCAGCAGATTTGCCGATACTCTAGGGCGCAAAGAATATGCCTGGTGGGCCAACATTTTAAACGTCTTTTCAGAAGATATCCGCTATAACGTCGATGAATTTTTGCATTATATCACACCCGAACCCCCAGCACCCAACCAAAAATATCAAGCAGTTTTAAGCGCCGAAACTCCCGTCACCCAGTTAATCAACCGAGATATGATTCCCATCGACTCGGTACTGAGAAAATTGCGGGAAATCACCGTTTTTAAAGTTTTAGAACTTTTACCAAAACCCGATAGCATCATCCAATACTATGAAGACCGGCATTTTTACTACCCCGTAGAGCGATTTAGCAAATGGGACAGCCTAGAAATCATGGGCACTGTCCTCGGCTACTGGAAACAACACGATTTATGGCTAGAAATCAAAAACGCTGGGTTAAACCAAAAAATCTATACCCTAATGTCCCAAAACCTGGCGCCTCTAGTCAATAAAGCCACCTACAACCTCGCCGTCATGCTCAGCGGCTATCAAAACCGGGTGGGTAAAATTCAAAGCCAGTTCCCCATTTCCACTTTTCCCAAAGACATCCAGGATTTTACCGATGCGGTGCAACAGGGAATCTTAGACCGAGAGCAAACGGCTATCTTGGTACAAGGAGAACCGGGAACCGGCAAAACCGCCTGGACTCAAGCCGTAGCCAAAGAAATTCTCGCCCCCCTCGGTTACGTCATCTTTATCCTCGACCATGAAGCTGTAGAATACTTCATCCCTCCCGACTATTTGGAGCGGATCGCGATTATTATCAACGAAGCCGATAACCTCGCCAGGGACCGGGCGAGCGAGATTGGCCAGATGACAAATAAAACCGAACGGGTTCTCAGCTTACTAGACGGGACTCTCTATCGCAGTGTCATTGAGGAAAAAGGTATCCAGCAAAATCAGCGGTTGGTAGTGTTGATGACTTGCAACACCACCGAGCGACTCGACCCCGCCTTGTTGCGCAAAGGCAGAGTTGACCTAAGCTGTGAATTTACCCATGTATTTGTCTGA
- a CDS encoding HpsJ family protein: MSGSEQGLSIYRLRWIGYGLLAFAIIDVLLLLYPPQLTNAVWQLQTMGQIVERLPVPLLGLALIFFGDSYDRSRLEDNLVKLLSWVSLLLAVAFLVMVPLGVVNTLRINTQNNEQITAQAEGRLQELKQVEEQVSAGTTADLRNMAQELNRMGLPVDVNKPEELKTEILSRIGIAREQIPQQTEATRRNQRLVLLKNSAKWNLGALISSLLFFYIWKGTDWAR; the protein is encoded by the coding sequence ATGAGTGGATCGGAACAAGGGCTGTCTATATACCGGTTGCGCTGGATAGGCTACGGTTTATTGGCATTTGCAATCATTGATGTGCTGCTGCTTTTATACCCACCCCAGCTCACTAATGCGGTGTGGCAACTGCAAACTATGGGACAAATAGTGGAGCGTTTGCCAGTGCCTCTGTTGGGACTGGCGCTGATTTTTTTTGGTGATAGCTATGACCGGTCTAGATTGGAAGACAATCTAGTTAAGCTGTTATCTTGGGTGTCACTCTTGCTGGCAGTGGCATTTCTGGTGATGGTGCCTTTAGGAGTTGTCAACACCTTGCGCATCAATACCCAAAACAATGAGCAAATCACTGCTCAAGCTGAGGGCCGCCTCCAGGAACTCAAGCAGGTAGAAGAGCAGGTGAGTGCGGGAACTACTGCTGATTTGAGAAATATGGCTCAAGAACTTAACCGGATGGGTTTACCGGTGGATGTGAACAAGCCAGAGGAACTGAAAACGGAAATTCTCTCTCGCATTGGTATTGCCCGCGAGCAAATCCCGCAACAAACTGAAGCTACTCGCCGCAACCAGCGTCTGGTGCTGCTGAAAAATTCCGCCAAATGGAACTTGGGAGCTTTGATATCGAGCCTGCTATTCTTTTATATCTGGAAGGGGACCGACTGGGCAAGATAA
- a CDS encoding cyanoexosortase A system-associated protein, which produces MSVTLSRWQTIRIGILAATCGSLVLVLGKIILLPGSGEPKLTAYEFPSQVPLSDWQQIESQPLPPVEDADILAAQRYLYNQNNLNLEVEMHYLLTKNGNVKMLMQKHKRIEPSPGKLKIRNQEGVGEYGIWETPDRTYLSACINPGGGSSVTSETFRKNRNTHDLSISRLLPWLLGQGELRDWRCLWTVVSLPVGANKSPEDAYPILETVWVSWYRWWQPQFPKP; this is translated from the coding sequence GTGAGCGTAACCTTAAGTCGCTGGCAGACCATTAGAATTGGCATTTTAGCCGCTACCTGCGGTAGTTTGGTCTTGGTGTTAGGGAAAATCATCTTGTTACCCGGTAGCGGCGAGCCCAAACTCACAGCCTATGAATTTCCCAGCCAAGTCCCTCTCAGCGATTGGCAGCAGATAGAAAGCCAACCCCTCCCCCCAGTGGAGGATGCAGATATTTTGGCAGCTCAGCGCTACCTCTACAACCAGAACAACCTTAACCTGGAGGTAGAAATGCACTATCTGCTCACCAAAAACGGCAACGTCAAGATGCTGATGCAAAAACACAAACGCATCGAGCCTTCCCCTGGTAAACTCAAAATACGCAACCAGGAAGGGGTTGGAGAATACGGTATTTGGGAAACCCCAGACCGCACCTATTTAAGTGCTTGCATTAACCCTGGAGGTGGTAGTAGCGTAACTTCCGAAACCTTCAGGAAAAACCGGAATACACATGACCTGAGTATCAGCCGTCTTCTCCCCTGGTTGCTGGGTCAAGGAGAACTGCGCGACTGGCGGTGTCTGTGGACGGTTGTTTCTTTACCTGTAGGTGCAAATAAATCGCCAGAGGATGCTTACCCCATCCTGGAAACTGTTTGGGTTTCCTGGTATCGCTGGTGGCAACCACAATTTCCCAAACCTTAA